A genomic window from Arthrobacter globiformis includes:
- the leuS gene encoding leucine--tRNA ligase, protein MSVQPETETGTAAGGAGMPEEGAYSFAAMEARWPQVWEDLKVFTPADDGSRERRYVLDMFPYPSGDLHMGHAEAFAMGDVVARYLRQQGYDVLHPIGWDSFGLPAENAAIKRNAHPSEWTYANIDTQAASFKRYAISADWSRRLHTSDPEYYRWTQWLFKRFYERGLAYRKDSPVNWCPKDLTVLANEQVVNGACERCGTAVTKKSLNQWYFKITDYADRLLDDMSELQGHWPERVLAMQRNWIGRSEGAHVRFVIEASDGRAEREVTVFTTRPDTLYGATFFVVAADAHLALDLVTSEHHDALMAYREKVKALSDIERQSTEREKTGVFTGRYAINPLNGEKLPVWAADYVLADYGTGAIMAVPAHDQRDLDFAKEFGLPVRAVLDTGEEDPAVSGKATAGEGTLINSGTLDGLPKSEAIPEAIRILEGQGTGEKFVNFRLRDWLLSRQRFWGTPIPIIHCAECGEVPVPDEQLPVTLPEDLRGEALSPRGTSPLAAAAEWVNVECPNCGRAAQRDTDTMDTFVDSSWYFLRFVSPHYTEGPFDPAKINDWMPVGQYVGGVEHAILHLLYARFFTKVIHDMGLLAADEPFSALLNQGQVLNGGKAMSKSLGNGVDLGEQLDKYGVDAVRLTMIFASPPEDDVDWADVSPSGSAKFLARAWRLGQDVSSAPGVDFSTGDRALRSVTHRTIADAAELLDNNKFNVVVAKLMELVNATRKTIDSGAGGADPAVREATEAVAVILSLFAPYTAEDLWNVLGHPASVANAGWPSHDEALLVQETITAVVQVQGKVRDRLEVSPAISEDDLRELALASENVQRALDGRGIRTVIVRAPKLVNIVPA, encoded by the coding sequence GTGAGCGTTCAGCCGGAGACCGAAACCGGAACAGCAGCAGGTGGAGCGGGGATGCCCGAAGAGGGCGCGTACAGCTTCGCGGCGATGGAGGCCCGGTGGCCGCAGGTGTGGGAAGACCTGAAGGTTTTCACCCCCGCCGACGACGGATCCCGGGAGCGACGCTATGTCCTGGACATGTTCCCCTACCCGTCCGGCGACCTTCACATGGGTCACGCCGAGGCGTTTGCCATGGGCGACGTGGTGGCGCGGTACCTGCGCCAGCAGGGATACGACGTGCTGCACCCGATCGGCTGGGACTCGTTCGGGCTCCCCGCGGAAAACGCGGCCATCAAGCGCAACGCCCACCCGAGCGAGTGGACCTACGCCAACATTGACACCCAGGCGGCCTCGTTCAAGCGCTACGCCATCTCCGCCGACTGGTCCCGCCGGCTGCACACCTCCGACCCCGAGTACTACCGCTGGACCCAGTGGCTGTTCAAGCGCTTCTACGAGCGCGGCCTGGCTTACCGCAAGGACTCACCGGTCAACTGGTGTCCCAAAGACCTGACCGTGCTGGCCAACGAGCAGGTGGTCAACGGCGCCTGTGAGCGTTGCGGCACTGCGGTGACCAAGAAGTCGCTGAACCAGTGGTATTTCAAGATCACCGACTACGCGGACCGTCTGCTGGACGACATGTCCGAGCTGCAGGGGCATTGGCCCGAGCGAGTACTGGCGATGCAGCGAAACTGGATCGGCCGCTCGGAAGGGGCGCATGTTCGTTTCGTGATCGAGGCGTCGGATGGACGTGCCGAGCGCGAAGTCACGGTCTTCACCACGCGTCCGGACACCCTGTATGGGGCCACCTTCTTTGTGGTGGCCGCGGACGCGCACCTGGCACTGGACCTCGTCACTTCTGAACACCACGACGCACTCATGGCCTACCGTGAAAAGGTCAAGGCCCTTTCGGACATCGAACGCCAGTCCACCGAGCGCGAGAAGACCGGTGTTTTCACCGGCCGCTACGCCATCAATCCCCTGAACGGTGAGAAGCTGCCCGTGTGGGCAGCGGACTACGTCCTGGCCGACTACGGCACGGGTGCCATTATGGCCGTCCCCGCGCACGACCAGCGCGACCTCGACTTCGCCAAGGAGTTTGGCCTGCCTGTGCGCGCGGTGCTGGACACCGGCGAAGAGGATCCCGCCGTCTCGGGCAAGGCAACGGCGGGGGAGGGCACGCTCATCAACTCCGGCACGCTGGACGGCCTGCCCAAGAGCGAAGCGATTCCTGAAGCCATCCGAATTCTCGAAGGTCAGGGCACAGGCGAGAAGTTTGTGAACTTCCGGCTGCGCGACTGGCTCCTGAGCCGCCAGCGCTTCTGGGGCACCCCGATCCCCATCATCCACTGCGCCGAGTGCGGCGAAGTGCCGGTGCCCGACGAGCAACTGCCGGTGACGCTTCCCGAGGACCTGCGTGGCGAGGCACTGTCCCCGAGGGGGACCTCCCCCTTGGCCGCTGCCGCCGAATGGGTCAATGTCGAATGCCCCAACTGTGGACGTGCAGCCCAGCGGGACACGGACACCATGGACACGTTCGTGGACTCGTCCTGGTACTTCCTTCGCTTCGTCTCCCCGCACTACACCGAGGGTCCGTTCGATCCCGCGAAGATCAACGACTGGATGCCGGTCGGGCAGTATGTCGGCGGCGTCGAGCACGCCATTCTGCACCTGCTGTACGCCCGCTTCTTTACCAAGGTCATTCATGACATGGGGCTCCTGGCAGCGGACGAGCCCTTCAGCGCCCTGCTCAACCAGGGCCAGGTGCTCAATGGCGGCAAGGCGATGAGCAAGTCGCTGGGCAACGGTGTTGACCTGGGCGAGCAGCTGGACAAGTACGGCGTCGACGCCGTCCGGCTCACCATGATCTTTGCCTCCCCGCCGGAGGACGACGTCGACTGGGCTGACGTTTCGCCGTCGGGCTCGGCGAAGTTCCTGGCCCGCGCATGGCGCCTTGGGCAGGACGTGTCCAGCGCCCCCGGTGTTGACTTCAGCACCGGTGACCGCGCGCTGCGCTCGGTCACGCACAGGACCATCGCGGACGCTGCCGAGCTGCTGGACAACAACAAGTTCAACGTCGTGGTGGCCAAGCTGATGGAACTGGTCAACGCCACCCGCAAGACCATCGACTCGGGCGCCGGCGGTGCTGACCCGGCGGTGCGCGAGGCTACCGAGGCTGTCGCCGTCATCCTGAGCCTCTTCGCGCCCTACACGGCGGAAGACCTGTGGAACGTCCTGGGGCACCCGGCATCGGTGGCCAACGCCGGCTGGCCTTCGCACGACGAGGCGCTGCTGGTGCAGGAAACCATCACCGCGGTGGTCCAGGTCCAGGGCAAGGTCAGGGACCGGCTTGAGGTCTCACCGGCTATCTCCGAGGACGACCTGCGCGAGCTTGCGCTGGCCTCCGAGAACGTTCAGCGTGCCCTCGACGGCCGCGGCATCCGGACCGTGATCGTGCGTGCACCTAAACTGGTGAACATCGTCCCGGCCTAA
- a CDS encoding MIP/aquaporin family protein yields the protein MSLGLVFLSEVFGTAMLTLLGCGVVANVALKGTKGNNGGFLMVTWGWGIAVFAGVYVAARSGSHLNPAVTLGLLVNGKPEYATGVPVDFASTLTYFGGELTGAFLGAVLTWLAHKQHFDAEPEPANKLGVFSTGPAIRSTPWNLITEIIGTFVLVFVILTFGGTPSGLGPLAVALLVVGIGVSLGGPTGYAINPARDLGPRIAHAVLPIKGKGSSDWSYSWIPVVGPLVGGTLAGLVGLLPIVFTAAT from the coding sequence ATGTCTCTTGGATTGGTTTTTCTTTCCGAAGTTTTCGGAACCGCCATGCTGACCCTGCTGGGTTGTGGTGTGGTGGCCAACGTTGCGCTCAAAGGCACGAAGGGCAACAACGGGGGATTCCTGATGGTCACCTGGGGGTGGGGCATCGCCGTCTTCGCCGGCGTGTACGTCGCCGCCAGGTCGGGATCGCACTTGAACCCGGCCGTCACGCTGGGCCTTCTTGTGAATGGCAAACCGGAGTATGCGACAGGCGTTCCAGTGGATTTTGCCTCCACGCTGACGTACTTCGGCGGTGAGCTTACCGGCGCCTTCCTTGGTGCCGTGCTGACCTGGCTGGCGCACAAGCAGCACTTCGACGCCGAACCCGAGCCTGCGAACAAACTTGGCGTCTTCTCCACCGGTCCGGCGATCCGCTCCACCCCCTGGAACCTGATCACGGAAATCATCGGCACGTTTGTGCTTGTCTTCGTGATCCTCACCTTCGGCGGAACGCCGTCGGGACTTGGCCCGCTGGCCGTTGCGCTGCTCGTCGTCGGCATCGGCGTGTCATTGGGCGGACCCACCGGCTACGCCATCAACCCTGCCCGTGACCTCGGACCCCGCATCGCGCACGCCGTCCTGCCCATCAAAGGCAAGGGATCCAGCGACTGGAGCTACTCCTGGATCCCGGTGGTGGGCCCGCTGGTCGGCGGCACCCTGGCCGGCCTCGTGGGGCTGCTTCCCATCGTGTTCACTGCGGCCACCTGA
- the katG gene encoding catalase/peroxidase HPI, with protein sequence MSDRQDQPPVPTPESSQDPDVKAAGGGPADPDSVTAHGSESENPAIDAPQPKAHRPRTVADWWPNQLDLSVLHAHHPAGNPLGPTFSYRKEFQKLDVEALKQDIIGVLTTSQDWWPADFGHYGGLMIRMSWHAAGTYRVHDGRGGAGDGSQRFAPLNSWPDNANLDKARRLLWPVKQKYGQKLSWADLLVLAGNVALESMGFKTFGFAFGREDVWEPEEIFWGPEDTWLGDERYVGEGKMAEGVGATEMGLIYVNPEGPMGNPDPAKAAAFIRETFKRMAMNDEETVALIAGGHTFGKTHGAGDADAHVGPEPEAGDLESQGLGWLSTYGTGKGADTITSGLEVTWTDRPTQWSNRFFEILFEHDWELIKSPAGAHQWVAKDGAEIIPDAHDPAKKHRPTMLTTDLSLRIDPTYEKISRRFLENPDDFALAFAKAWYKLLHRDMGPVGPHLLGPWVPAPQLWQDPIPDVDHELIDEQAISSLKAQLLDSGLSVSQLAGTAWAAASTFRKTDKRGGANGARIRLEPQRGWEVNEPGQLATALQAIERVQQQFNSAQTGRTKVSLADLIVLGGCAAVEKAARDAGFDVTVPFRPGRADASQDQTDVESFQYLQPRADGFRNYVRPGEKLQPETLLLDKAYLLDLSAPELTALIGGMRVLVTNVGGSAHGVLTDRPQVLTNDFFVNLLSPGTRWKASEGEENVYEISDVASGELKWTATPVDLVFGSNSQLRALAEVYASDDAKEKFVNDFVAAWVKVMELDRFDLS encoded by the coding sequence ATGAGCGATCGCCAGGACCAGCCCCCGGTCCCCACTCCGGAAAGCTCCCAGGACCCGGACGTCAAGGCCGCGGGAGGGGGCCCGGCCGACCCTGACAGCGTGACTGCGCACGGCAGCGAGAGCGAGAACCCGGCGATCGACGCGCCTCAGCCCAAGGCGCACCGGCCGCGGACCGTCGCGGACTGGTGGCCGAACCAGCTCGACCTCTCCGTGCTTCACGCCCACCACCCGGCAGGCAACCCGCTCGGCCCCACGTTCAGCTACCGCAAGGAGTTCCAGAAGCTCGACGTCGAGGCGCTCAAGCAGGACATCATCGGCGTCCTGACCACCTCACAGGACTGGTGGCCCGCGGACTTCGGCCACTACGGCGGCCTAATGATCCGGATGAGTTGGCACGCTGCGGGCACCTACCGGGTCCACGACGGCCGCGGCGGTGCCGGGGACGGCAGCCAACGGTTCGCGCCGCTCAACAGCTGGCCGGACAACGCCAACCTCGACAAGGCCAGGCGGCTGCTGTGGCCTGTGAAGCAGAAGTACGGCCAAAAGCTCTCCTGGGCCGACCTTCTCGTCCTCGCAGGCAACGTCGCCCTTGAGTCGATGGGCTTCAAGACGTTCGGTTTCGCATTCGGCCGCGAGGATGTATGGGAGCCCGAGGAGATCTTCTGGGGTCCCGAGGACACGTGGCTCGGCGACGAACGCTACGTCGGCGAAGGCAAAATGGCGGAGGGCGTGGGTGCCACCGAGATGGGCCTGATCTACGTCAACCCGGAAGGCCCGATGGGCAATCCGGATCCTGCCAAGGCCGCGGCGTTCATCCGCGAGACCTTCAAACGCATGGCCATGAACGACGAGGAAACCGTCGCGCTGATCGCCGGCGGCCACACCTTCGGCAAGACCCACGGCGCCGGCGACGCCGACGCGCATGTCGGCCCGGAGCCGGAGGCAGGCGACCTCGAGTCGCAGGGCCTGGGCTGGCTGAGCACCTACGGGACCGGCAAGGGGGCCGACACAATCACATCCGGCCTTGAAGTCACCTGGACGGACCGGCCGACCCAATGGAGCAACCGCTTCTTCGAGATCCTGTTCGAGCATGACTGGGAGCTCATCAAGAGCCCTGCCGGTGCCCACCAGTGGGTGGCCAAGGACGGCGCGGAGATCATCCCGGACGCCCACGACCCGGCGAAGAAGCACCGGCCCACAATGCTCACCACTGACCTCTCGCTGCGCATCGACCCCACCTACGAGAAGATCTCGCGGCGCTTCCTGGAAAACCCGGACGACTTCGCACTCGCGTTCGCCAAGGCCTGGTACAAGCTCCTGCACCGCGACATGGGCCCCGTCGGCCCCCACCTGCTCGGACCATGGGTCCCCGCGCCGCAGCTCTGGCAGGACCCCATCCCGGACGTTGACCACGAGCTGATTGACGAGCAGGCCATCTCCTCGCTCAAGGCCCAGCTCCTGGACTCGGGCCTGTCCGTCTCCCAGCTTGCCGGCACGGCGTGGGCCGCGGCGTCCACCTTCCGCAAGACCGACAAGCGCGGCGGCGCTAACGGGGCACGGATCCGGCTGGAGCCGCAGCGCGGCTGGGAAGTCAACGAACCCGGACAGCTGGCCACGGCGCTGCAGGCCATCGAGAGGGTGCAGCAGCAGTTCAACTCCGCCCAGACCGGGCGCACGAAGGTCTCGCTGGCAGACCTGATCGTCCTCGGCGGCTGCGCGGCTGTGGAGAAGGCCGCGAGGGACGCCGGCTTCGACGTCACGGTGCCGTTCCGGCCCGGCCGCGCCGACGCCTCCCAGGACCAGACCGACGTCGAGTCATTCCAGTACCTGCAGCCGCGGGCGGACGGGTTCCGCAACTACGTGCGCCCCGGCGAGAAGCTCCAGCCCGAGACCCTCCTGCTCGATAAGGCGTACTTGCTGGACCTCTCCGCGCCGGAGCTGACAGCGCTCATCGGCGGCATGCGTGTCCTGGTCACCAACGTCGGCGGTTCCGCACACGGCGTCCTCACCGACAGGCCCCAGGTCCTGACAAACGACTTCTTCGTCAACCTGCTCTCCCCGGGCACCCGCTGGAAGGCGTCGGAGGGAGAGGAGAACGTCTACGAGATCAGCGACGTCGCCAGCGGCGAGCTGAAGTGGACCGCGACACCGGTCGATCTGGTCTTCGGCTCCAACTCGCAGCTCCGGGCACTGGCCGAGGTCTATGCGAGCGATGACGCCAAGGAGAAGTTCGTCAACGACTTCGTGGCAGCCTGGGTGAAAGTCATGGAGCTCGACCGCTTCGACCTGTCCTGA
- the glpK gene encoding glycerol kinase GlpK, translating into MSQYVIAIDQGTTSTRAIVFDQSGNIVSSGQMEHEQIFPQAGWVEHDPTEIWDNTREVIGSALSKANLTRHDIAAVGITNQRETAVVWDKTTGKPIYNAIVWQDTRTQPIVDELAKDGGADRFKQKVGLPLATYFSGTKIKWILDNVDGAREKAEAGDLVFGNTDCWVLWNLTGGVDGGVHVTDVTNASRTMFMDLDTLQWDQEILGIFGVPASMMPAIKSSSEVYGTVHTSQLLREVPVAGILGDQQAATFGQAAFETGEAKNTYGTGCFLIFNTGEEIVHSKNGLLTTVGYKLGDAAPHYALEGSIAVTGSLIQWLRDNLNMISSAPEVEALAASVKDNGGVYIVPAFSGLFAPYWRSDARGAIVGLTRFVNKSHIARAALEATAFQTREVLDAVNADSGVPLTELKVDGGMVANDALMQFQADILGVPVIRPKVVETTALGAAYAAGLAVGFWKDLGELSANWSEDKRWEPNLDTEERERQLRLWRKAVTKSMDWVDADVR; encoded by the coding sequence ATGAGCCAATACGTAATCGCCATCGACCAGGGCACCACCAGCACCCGCGCCATCGTCTTCGACCAGAGCGGCAACATCGTGTCCTCCGGCCAGATGGAACACGAGCAGATCTTCCCGCAGGCCGGCTGGGTGGAGCACGATCCCACGGAAATCTGGGACAACACCCGCGAAGTCATCGGCTCCGCTCTGTCCAAGGCGAACCTGACCCGGCACGACATTGCCGCCGTCGGCATCACCAACCAGCGTGAAACGGCGGTGGTCTGGGACAAGACCACCGGCAAGCCGATCTACAACGCGATCGTGTGGCAGGACACCCGGACCCAGCCCATCGTGGACGAACTGGCGAAGGACGGGGGAGCGGACCGGTTCAAGCAGAAGGTGGGGCTGCCGCTCGCCACATACTTCTCCGGAACCAAGATCAAGTGGATCCTGGACAACGTCGACGGCGCGCGGGAGAAGGCCGAGGCCGGGGACCTGGTCTTCGGCAACACCGACTGCTGGGTGCTGTGGAACCTCACTGGCGGCGTTGACGGCGGCGTGCACGTCACCGACGTGACCAACGCCTCCAGGACCATGTTCATGGACCTCGACACGCTGCAGTGGGACCAGGAGATCCTGGGCATCTTCGGTGTTCCGGCGTCCATGATGCCCGCCATCAAGTCCTCCTCCGAGGTCTACGGCACGGTCCACACCTCGCAGCTGCTGCGGGAGGTCCCGGTGGCCGGCATCCTCGGTGACCAGCAGGCCGCCACCTTCGGCCAGGCTGCATTCGAAACCGGGGAAGCGAAGAACACCTACGGCACCGGGTGCTTCCTGATCTTCAACACCGGCGAGGAGATCGTGCACTCCAAGAACGGGCTGCTGACCACCGTCGGCTACAAATTGGGGGACGCGGCACCGCACTACGCGCTGGAAGGGTCGATCGCCGTCACCGGTTCGCTCATCCAGTGGCTGCGCGACAACCTGAACATGATCAGCAGCGCCCCCGAGGTGGAGGCCCTCGCCGCCTCGGTCAAGGACAACGGTGGCGTGTACATCGTGCCCGCGTTCTCCGGACTCTTCGCGCCCTACTGGCGCTCGGACGCCCGGGGCGCCATCGTCGGCCTGACCAGGTTCGTTAACAAGAGCCACATCGCCAGGGCCGCGCTCGAGGCCACGGCTTTCCAGACCCGCGAGGTTTTGGACGCTGTCAACGCTGACTCCGGCGTTCCGCTCACGGAACTGAAGGTCGACGGCGGGATGGTCGCCAACGATGCCCTCATGCAGTTCCAGGCGGACATCCTCGGCGTGCCGGTCATCCGCCCGAAGGTGGTGGAAACCACGGCTCTGGGTGCGGCGTACGCGGCGGGCCTCGCCGTCGGCTTCTGGAAGGACCTCGGAGAGCTGTCCGCCAACTGGTCGGAGGACAAGCGCTGGGAGCCGAACCTGGACACCGAGGAGCGGGAACGGCAGCTGCGGCTCTGGAGGAAGGCCGTCACCAAGTCCATGGACTGGGTCGATGCGGACGTGAGGTAG
- a CDS encoding DegV family protein: MIDREPAAWLWLKEHLVRLRQATRPGQVPPTGEPAVVVRTAVVTDSAAALPADWVRAFSINGRLAVIPMPVMVGEEIYGEGEDDIAGTIAVALAAATPVKTSRPSPGQFEQAYLAAERQGFESVVSIHISGGLSGTADAARLAAGRVKIPVEVLDTRTVGMAQGLAVQSAVVAAADGRDASEVRRLAEERAARSKVYFYVPSLEQLRRGGRIGAAASLVGAMLAIKPILAVDDGKIVPLEKVRSAAKAIARLEEIVVAEAAGRPLGEARLAIHHFGNRPEAEMLAARLAAKLPAVPPAQISSLPAVLAAHAGLGVLAVIVGESSSSVAGCLAAGAGGTEAAT; encoded by the coding sequence GTGATTGACCGCGAACCGGCAGCCTGGCTGTGGTTAAAGGAGCACCTGGTCCGTCTCCGCCAGGCCACCAGGCCGGGCCAGGTCCCGCCCACGGGTGAGCCCGCCGTCGTCGTCCGCACCGCTGTGGTGACGGATTCGGCCGCCGCCCTGCCCGCCGACTGGGTGCGGGCCTTCTCCATCAACGGCCGGCTGGCCGTCATCCCCATGCCCGTCATGGTGGGTGAGGAGATCTACGGCGAGGGCGAGGACGACATTGCCGGTACCATCGCGGTGGCCCTGGCTGCCGCGACGCCCGTCAAGACCTCCCGGCCGTCGCCGGGCCAGTTTGAGCAGGCCTACCTGGCGGCCGAACGGCAGGGCTTTGAGTCCGTTGTGTCCATTCATATTTCCGGTGGCCTATCCGGCACCGCTGATGCCGCCCGCCTTGCTGCCGGCCGGGTGAAGATTCCCGTGGAGGTGCTGGACACCCGCACCGTGGGAATGGCGCAGGGACTCGCCGTCCAGAGCGCCGTGGTGGCAGCCGCGGACGGCCGTGATGCCAGCGAAGTGCGCCGACTCGCCGAGGAACGCGCCGCACGGTCCAAGGTGTATTTCTACGTGCCAAGCCTGGAGCAGCTGCGGCGCGGCGGACGCATCGGAGCTGCTGCCTCGCTGGTGGGAGCCATGCTCGCCATCAAGCCCATTCTCGCTGTCGACGACGGCAAGATCGTTCCGCTGGAAAAGGTCCGCTCCGCAGCGAAAGCCATTGCCCGGCTTGAGGAGATCGTGGTGGCGGAGGCCGCGGGACGGCCACTGGGCGAGGCCCGGCTGGCCATCCACCACTTCGGCAACCGGCCCGAGGCCGAGATGCTCGCCGCCCGGCTCGCGGCGAAGCTCCCGGCCGTTCCGCCAGCCCAGATCAGCTCGCTGCCCGCGGTACTGGCGGCGCACGCCGGGCTTGGCGTCCTCGCGGTGATCGTGGGGGAGAGCAGCTCGTCCGTGGCAGGCTGCCTCGCCGCCGGTGCCGGCGGCACTGAGGCCGCCACCTGA
- a CDS encoding glycerol-3-phosphate dehydrogenase/oxidase has translation MGLKDSSGHTNSATARGAERGSVSRLRRRPNARVLIIGGGINGVGTFRDLALQGVDVALVERGDYCQGASGASSHMIHGGIRYLENGEFRLVRESVVERNRLLRIAPHYVKPLQTTIPIFSTFSGVLAAPLRFLTHKQQGKPKERGAFLIKLGLSLYDSFSRDGGSVPRHQFRTRQKALAELPMLHPAVKYTATYFDASVHNPERLTLDVLQDGEKAGGRASNYLSLASVRPNADGSSTAVLRDELNGEEFTFTADVIVNTTGAWVDLTNQAMGAPTSFMGGTKGSHIVLDHPGLLAACKGREIFFEHTDGRIVLIYPMGDRVLVGTTDVDADMSEDAVCTDGEIDYFFDLIGHVFPDIAVNRGQVVYTFSGVRPLPRHDATQPGFVSRDYRIERRAPEPGSQEGGAVVLSLVGGKWTTFRALAEHLADDVLAELGMERKISTAKLAIGGGSGFPDSEAGIQKWIKAHMTAARDADRTAGLLTRYGTRAEEVISYLDAGPDRLLRSTRELSFRELQFMAAHEQIGHLVDVLIRRTSLAFRGLVTGELLNEVAGALAEPLGWDAAGVAAEINHAQEVLKRYHGVEVHSLVA, from the coding sequence TTGGGACTCAAGGATTCATCCGGCCATACCAACAGCGCTACCGCCCGCGGGGCGGAGCGCGGGTCCGTCTCCCGGCTGCGCCGGCGGCCCAACGCCCGGGTCCTGATCATCGGTGGCGGCATCAACGGCGTCGGAACATTCCGCGACCTCGCCCTGCAGGGCGTCGACGTGGCGCTGGTGGAGCGCGGCGACTACTGCCAGGGCGCCAGCGGTGCCTCCTCGCACATGATTCACGGCGGCATCCGCTATCTGGAAAACGGCGAATTCCGCCTCGTCCGGGAATCCGTGGTTGAGCGCAACAGGCTCCTTCGGATCGCACCCCACTACGTGAAGCCGCTGCAGACCACCATTCCGATCTTCAGCACATTCTCCGGTGTCCTGGCCGCGCCCCTGCGGTTCCTGACCCACAAGCAGCAGGGCAAGCCCAAGGAGCGCGGCGCGTTCCTCATCAAGCTGGGACTCAGCCTTTACGACTCCTTCTCCCGCGACGGCGGCAGCGTCCCGCGCCACCAGTTCCGCACACGGCAAAAGGCCCTGGCCGAACTTCCGATGCTGCACCCGGCCGTCAAATACACGGCCACCTACTTCGACGCGTCCGTGCACAACCCCGAGCGCCTCACCCTCGACGTCCTGCAGGACGGTGAGAAGGCGGGCGGCCGGGCCAGCAACTACCTGTCCCTGGCGTCCGTCAGGCCCAACGCAGACGGTTCCAGTACCGCGGTTCTCCGTGATGAACTCAACGGCGAGGAGTTCACTTTCACAGCGGACGTCATCGTCAACACCACCGGCGCGTGGGTGGACCTCACCAACCAGGCCATGGGTGCGCCCACCTCGTTCATGGGCGGGACGAAGGGCTCGCATATCGTCCTTGACCACCCGGGCCTGCTCGCTGCCTGCAAGGGACGGGAGATCTTCTTCGAACACACTGACGGCCGGATCGTTCTGATCTATCCCATGGGCGACCGTGTGCTCGTGGGAACCACCGACGTCGACGCCGACATGTCCGAAGACGCCGTCTGCACGGACGGCGAGATCGACTATTTCTTCGACCTGATCGGCCACGTCTTCCCGGATATCGCCGTGAATCGCGGACAAGTCGTCTACACGTTCTCGGGCGTGCGTCCGCTGCCCCGGCACGACGCCACCCAGCCGGGGTTCGTATCGCGGGACTACCGCATCGAACGGCGTGCTCCGGAGCCAGGCTCCCAGGAGGGCGGCGCGGTAGTGCTCAGCCTGGTGGGCGGCAAATGGACCACCTTCCGTGCCTTGGCCGAACACCTGGCCGACGACGTCCTCGCCGAACTGGGCATGGAACGGAAAATTTCGACGGCGAAACTCGCCATCGGCGGCGGCTCCGGCTTCCCGGACAGCGAGGCCGGAATCCAGAAGTGGATCAAGGCCCACATGACCGCAGCCCGCGACGCCGACCGGACCGCCGGACTCCTCACCAGGTACGGCACCCGTGCCGAGGAAGTCATCAGTTATCTCGACGCCGGGCCCGACCGCCTGCTCCGCTCCACCCGGGAGCTGAGCTTCAGGGAACTGCAGTTCATGGCGGCCCACGAACAGATCGGCCACCTCGTGGACGTGCTGATCCGGCGCACCTCGCTCGCCTTCCGCGGGCTGGTCACCGGGGAGCTGCTGAACGAAGTTGCCGGGGCCCTGGCCGAACCCCTCGGCTGGGATGCGGCAGGAGTTGCCGCTGAAATCAACCACGCTCAGGAGGTGCTGAAGCGGTACCACGGCGTCGAGGTCCACAGCCTCGTCGCCTAG
- a CDS encoding sugar-binding transcriptional regulator, with protein sequence MPRPRHSDALRAAQLYYMQDLTMDAIARELRTSRSTVSRLLSTARETGLVQIQIRSPLDTGPELERLIRAHYKVDVHVVPVLDTLNEAETLDRVAMQAARTIGPVVDSNAIIGVAWGSTLSAVSRHLTRKITHDSVVVQLNGAGNMQTTGITYASDIMRRFGSAYGARVEQFPVPAFFDHAATKTAMWNERSVQRILDLQSRMSIAIFGVGSVDADYPSHVYAGGYLDEDDLATLAKSDVVGDVATVFFRGDGSSDGITLNERSTGPSLDQLRQVRRRICVVSGASKINGLRGALVAGLATDLILDEASARRLVSFEEAV encoded by the coding sequence ATGCCCCGTCCCCGACACTCTGACGCGCTGCGCGCCGCCCAGCTGTACTACATGCAGGACCTCACCATGGACGCCATCGCCCGGGAATTGCGGACCTCCCGCTCCACGGTTTCCCGGCTGCTTTCAACGGCCCGGGAAACGGGCCTGGTGCAGATCCAGATCCGCAGCCCGCTGGACACAGGCCCGGAGCTGGAGCGGCTGATCCGGGCGCATTACAAGGTGGATGTGCACGTGGTGCCCGTCCTGGACACCCTGAATGAGGCGGAGACGCTGGACCGTGTGGCAATGCAGGCCGCACGTACCATCGGCCCGGTTGTGGACTCCAACGCCATCATCGGCGTGGCCTGGGGCTCCACCCTGAGCGCGGTGAGCCGGCACCTGACGCGCAAGATCACCCACGACAGCGTGGTGGTGCAGCTGAACGGTGCGGGCAACATGCAGACCACCGGCATCACCTACGCCAGCGACATCATGCGGCGCTTCGGCAGCGCCTACGGGGCGCGGGTTGAACAGTTTCCCGTGCCGGCCTTCTTCGACCATGCCGCCACGAAGACCGCGATGTGGAATGAGCGGAGCGTGCAGCGCATCCTCGATCTGCAGTCCCGCATGAGCATCGCGATTTTCGGCGTGGGTTCAGTGGATGCCGATTACCCCAGCCACGTGTACGCCGGCGGCTACCTCGACGAGGACGACCTGGCCACCCTGGCGAAGTCCGACGTCGTCGGGGACGTGGCCACGGTCTTCTTCCGCGGCGATGGCTCCTCGGACGGCATCACCCTGAACGAACGCTCCACCGGACCATCCTTGGACCAGCTCCGCCAGGTGCGCCGCCGGATCTGCGTGGTGTCCGGCGCGTCCAAGATCAACGGGCTCCGCGGGGCGCTGGTGGCCGGGCTGGCGACCGACCTGATCCTCGATGAGGCCTCGGCCCGGCGGCTGGTTAGCTTCGAGGAGGCCGTCTGA